One genomic segment of Eikenella corrodens includes these proteins:
- a CDS encoding UDP-N-acetylmuramoyl-tripeptide--D-alanyl-D-alanine ligase has product MPTLDLAFVCRALNLPAPQHNLPIRRVITDSRQAAAADERGTDLFVALVGDKHDAHDFVPAVLAQGALALVSRQDCIALSGSLPVADTLAALQTLAAAWREAVNPMVLGITGSSGKTTVKEMLAAILRRQFGEAAVLATAGNFNNHIGLPLTLLALRPQQRYAVIEMGMNHFGELDALTRIACPDAALVNNALRAHIGCGFDGVGDIARAKSEIYRGLPESGTALIPAEDEYAEVFRAACRALNLRQIEFGVDKGEVHAENVRLLPLGCRFDLVWQDQRAAVELPVPGKHNVANAVAAAALALQAGVGLSESATALAGFANIKGRLQRKAGLRGSTIIDDTYNANPDSMKAALDVLVELPAPRIFVMGDMGELGDDEAPALHAEIGRYARDKGIEAAYFVGDFSVEAAEAFGVAGLWFAAKDPLQQVLVHELPEQASVLVKGSRFMQMEEVVAALQGHEA; this is encoded by the coding sequence ATGCCCACACTCGATTTAGCTTTTGTCTGCCGCGCCCTGAACCTGCCCGCGCCGCAGCACAACCTCCCTATCCGCCGCGTCATCACCGACAGCCGCCAAGCCGCCGCTGCCGACGAGCGCGGCACGGATTTGTTTGTCGCTTTGGTGGGCGATAAACACGACGCCCACGATTTTGTGCCTGCCGTGTTGGCGCAGGGCGCTTTGGCGCTGGTATCGCGCCAAGACTGCATCGCGCTTTCAGGCAGCCTGCCGGTGGCCGACACGCTGGCGGCGCTGCAAACCCTGGCTGCCGCTTGGCGCGAAGCGGTGAACCCGATGGTGCTCGGCATTACCGGTTCTTCCGGCAAAACCACGGTGAAGGAGATGCTGGCCGCCATTCTGCGCCGCCAATTCGGTGAAGCGGCCGTACTGGCTACCGCCGGTAATTTCAACAACCACATCGGCCTGCCGCTCACTCTGCTTGCCCTGCGGCCGCAGCAGCGCTATGCCGTTATCGAAATGGGCATGAACCACTTTGGCGAGCTCGACGCGCTCACCCGCATCGCCTGCCCTGATGCCGCGCTGGTTAATAATGCCCTGCGCGCGCATATCGGCTGCGGTTTCGACGGCGTGGGCGATATTGCCCGTGCCAAAAGCGAAATCTATCGCGGGCTACCTGAAAGCGGCACGGCGCTGATTCCGGCGGAAGACGAATACGCCGAAGTGTTCCGCGCCGCCTGCCGCGCCCTGAATTTGCGCCAAATCGAATTCGGTGTGGACAAGGGCGAAGTGCATGCCGAAAACGTCCGGCTGCTGCCCTTGGGCTGCCGCTTCGATTTGGTGTGGCAAGACCAACGCGCGGCGGTAGAACTGCCGGTGCCGGGCAAACACAACGTGGCCAATGCCGTGGCTGCGGCCGCGCTGGCTTTGCAGGCCGGCGTGGGGCTATCTGAAAGCGCCACCGCGCTGGCCGGGTTTGCCAATATCAAAGGCCGTTTGCAACGCAAGGCCGGCCTGCGCGGCAGCACGATTATCGACGACACCTACAACGCCAACCCCGACAGCATGAAGGCTGCGCTGGATGTGTTGGTCGAGCTGCCGGCGCCGCGTATTTTCGTGATGGGCGATATGGGCGAATTGGGCGACGACGAGGCTCCCGCCCTGCATGCCGAAATCGGCCGCTATGCGCGGGATAAGGGCATCGAAGCCGCTTATTTTGTAGGCGATTTCAGCGTGGAAGCCGCCGAAGCTTTCGGTGTGGCCGGGCTGTGGTTTGCTGCCAAAGACCCGTTGCAGCAGGTGCTGGTGCACGAATTGCCGGAGCAGGCTTCGGTGTTGGTAAAGGGTTCG